The Holophagales bacterium genome has a segment encoding these proteins:
- a CDS encoding HIT family protein, whose product MMSHPECFYCEPDQRQADLMVEVCDLSVSSLFVFREQTYSGRCLVAYRHHVSELFELADAERDAFCKDVADAARAMKSAFGPAKVNYGAFSDKLGHLHVHLVPKYVDGPDYGSTFRMMPEPRVLLSEADTAALAARLRSAL is encoded by the coding sequence ATCATGAGCCACCCCGAGTGCTTCTACTGCGAACCGGATCAGCGCCAGGCCGACCTGATGGTCGAAGTCTGCGACCTGTCGGTCAGCAGCCTGTTCGTCTTCAGGGAGCAGACTTACTCCGGACGGTGCCTGGTCGCCTACCGGCACCACGTCAGCGAGCTCTTCGAGCTGGCCGACGCCGAGCGCGACGCCTTCTGCAAGGATGTGGCGGACGCCGCCCGGGCGATGAAGTCGGCCTTCGGGCCCGCCAAGGTCAACTACGGCGCCTTCTCCGACAAGCTGGGCCACCTGCACGTGCACCTGGTGCCCAAGTACGTCGACGGACCGGACTACGGCTCGACCTTCCGGATGATGCCCGAGCCGAGGGTCCTGCTTTCCGAGGCCGACACCGCGGCGCTGGCGGCCCGGCTCAGGTCCGCGCTCTGA
- a CDS encoding MFS transporter, protein MSVTETAPAPAANEPMGRVRWIICGLLFLATTINYIDRQILALVKEFLDIELGWTNEQFGMVNSAFQGAYAVGLLLFGWFVDRYGTKIGYAVSIVLWSLAAIGHAAVGSVAGFFVARMALGGAEGGNFPSAIKAVALWFPRKERAFATALFNSGTNVGAIIAPALIPIIAINLGWRWAFIFAGLIGFLWLLLWFPFYEEPEKRKGLSPEELAFIQGDRDEARPGGTPMGWGGALRLRQTWAFIIAKFMTDPVWWFFLIWLPDYFKKTRGLVIKQSWVHLVTIYAIVTVLSIAGGWLTGKLTQGGWSVTKARKAGMFLYALCVLPILFATRVGDWPAVLLIGLAGAAHQAWSANLFTTVSDIFAKKDIATIIGIGGMAGSIGGILFPWFSGWLLDRLPATQGYTILFAICASAYLVAFVIHHLLSPRFEPLPEKAALGA, encoded by the coding sequence ATGTCCGTCACAGAAACCGCGCCCGCGCCCGCTGCCAACGAGCCCATGGGCCGCGTCCGCTGGATCATCTGCGGCCTCCTCTTCCTGGCCACGACGATCAACTACATCGACCGGCAGATCCTGGCGCTCGTCAAGGAGTTCCTCGACATCGAGCTGGGGTGGACGAACGAGCAGTTCGGGATGGTCAACTCGGCCTTCCAGGGGGCCTACGCCGTCGGCCTCCTCCTCTTCGGGTGGTTCGTCGACCGCTACGGGACGAAGATCGGCTACGCCGTCTCCATCGTCCTCTGGAGCCTCGCGGCGATCGGCCACGCGGCGGTCGGCTCGGTCGCCGGCTTCTTCGTCGCACGGATGGCGCTCGGCGGTGCCGAGGGCGGCAACTTCCCCTCTGCCATCAAGGCCGTCGCGCTCTGGTTCCCGAGGAAGGAGCGGGCCTTCGCGACGGCCCTCTTCAACTCCGGAACGAACGTCGGGGCGATCATCGCGCCCGCCCTCATCCCGATCATCGCCATCAACCTCGGCTGGCGGTGGGCCTTCATCTTCGCGGGTCTCATCGGCTTCCTGTGGCTCCTCCTCTGGTTCCCGTTCTACGAGGAGCCCGAGAAGCGCAAGGGGCTGTCCCCCGAGGAGCTGGCCTTCATCCAGGGCGACCGCGACGAGGCCCGGCCCGGCGGCACGCCGATGGGGTGGGGCGGCGCGCTCCGCCTCCGGCAGACCTGGGCGTTCATCATCGCGAAGTTCATGACCGACCCGGTCTGGTGGTTCTTCCTCATCTGGCTCCCCGACTACTTCAAGAAGACCCGCGGCCTCGTCATCAAGCAGAGCTGGGTCCACCTCGTGACGATCTACGCCATCGTCACCGTCCTCTCCATCGCGGGCGGCTGGCTGACCGGGAAGCTGACGCAGGGCGGCTGGAGCGTGACGAAGGCCCGCAAGGCCGGGATGTTCCTCTACGCGCTCTGCGTCCTGCCGATCCTCTTCGCGACGCGCGTCGGCGACTGGCCGGCCGTCCTCCTGATCGGCCTCGCCGGCGCGGCGCACCAGGCCTGGTCGGCGAACCTCTTCACGACCGTCTCCGACATCTTCGCCAAGAAGGACATCGCGACGATCATCGGCATCGGCGGCATGGCCGGCTCCATCGGCGGCATCCTCTTCCCCTGGTTCTCGGGCTGGCTCCTCGACCGGCTGCCCGCCACGCAGGGATACACGATCCTCTTCGCGATCTGCGCCTCGGCCTACCTCGTGGCGTTCGTCATCCACCACCTGCTGTCGCCGCGCTTCGAGCCGCTGCCAGAGAAAGCGGCGCTGGGGGCGTGA
- a CDS encoding SDR family oxidoreductase, translated as MNDLFDLGGKVAVVVGGTGELCGAMAEGLAAAGAEVVLVGRDASKAGARLGRIEAAGGRGTFASCDATSKPALEALLAEVLARSGRADILVNGAGINSATPFFEIPEEQIDRILAVNVKAVFLACQVFGRYFVERARADGTGASVINVGSMSALTPLSRVFTYSASKAAVHSISKNLAREWAPLGVRVNVLVPGFFPAEQNRKVLTPDRVASILGHTPAGRFGEARELVGATLLLASERAGSFITGAEIVVDGGFHATSI; from the coding sequence ATGAACGACCTGTTCGATCTCGGCGGGAAGGTGGCGGTCGTCGTCGGTGGCACGGGCGAGCTCTGCGGCGCCATGGCCGAGGGGCTGGCCGCTGCCGGCGCCGAGGTCGTCCTCGTCGGCCGCGACGCGTCGAAAGCCGGCGCGCGCCTCGGGAGGATCGAGGCGGCCGGGGGGCGCGGAACGTTCGCCTCCTGCGACGCGACGTCGAAGCCGGCGCTCGAAGCGCTCCTCGCGGAGGTCCTCGCCCGCTCGGGCCGCGCCGACATCCTCGTGAACGGCGCCGGAATCAACTCGGCGACGCCGTTCTTCGAGATCCCGGAGGAGCAGATCGACCGGATCCTCGCCGTCAACGTGAAGGCCGTCTTTCTCGCCTGCCAGGTCTTCGGCCGCTACTTCGTCGAGAGGGCCCGCGCCGACGGGACGGGTGCCAGCGTCATCAACGTCGGGTCGATGTCGGCCCTGACGCCGCTCTCCCGCGTCTTCACCTACTCCGCGTCGAAGGCGGCCGTCCACAGCATCTCGAAGAACCTGGCCCGCGAGTGGGCGCCGCTCGGCGTGAGGGTGAACGTCCTCGTCCCGGGCTTCTTCCCGGCCGAGCAGAACCGGAAGGTCCTGACCCCCGACCGCGTCGCGTCGATCCTCGGGCACACGCCCGCCGGGCGCTTCGGCGAGGCGCGCGAGCTCGTCGGCGCCACGCTCCTCCTCGCCTCCGAGCGGGCCGGTTCCTTCATCACGGGCGCCGAGATCGTCGTCGACGGGGGCTTCCACGCCACGAGCATCTGA
- a CDS encoding sugar kinase, with protein MKSPLEIRPGGAFDFVSLGALVHRLDPGLIPFRKATECRIHVSGGEFNCAANLADCFRMKTAVVSAMVDSPIGGLIEERVRAMGVKGIWRRFEHDGVTGPNMAAVYSDRGFGVRPPVVFYNRANEAAALLAPGDVDWDGLFASGVRWLHSGGIFAALSETTAELIVEGMRKARAAGAVTSFDLNYRAKLWKISGGEGRAVEVIRRIVENVDVLVGNEEDLQKGLGIAGPEVAATSKLDPAAFFGMIDTVVSRHPGVKIVATTLREVLSTNRHRWSAVAWVDGTTIAAPTADLDVLDRVGGGDGFASGFFYGLLSGETPEESLKLGWAHGALLTTFPGDTTMATLEDVRAFAKGGSARIQR; from the coding sequence ATGAAGAGCCCGCTCGAGATCCGACCCGGCGGCGCGTTCGACTTCGTCTCACTGGGGGCGCTCGTCCACCGCCTCGACCCCGGCCTCATCCCCTTCCGCAAGGCGACCGAGTGCCGCATCCACGTCAGCGGTGGCGAGTTCAACTGCGCCGCGAACCTCGCGGACTGCTTCCGGATGAAGACCGCCGTCGTCTCGGCGATGGTCGACTCCCCGATCGGCGGCCTCATCGAGGAGCGCGTGAGGGCGATGGGCGTCAAGGGGATCTGGCGCCGCTTCGAGCACGACGGCGTCACCGGCCCGAACATGGCGGCCGTCTACAGCGACCGGGGCTTCGGGGTCCGTCCGCCCGTCGTCTTCTACAACCGGGCCAACGAGGCCGCCGCGCTCCTCGCCCCGGGCGACGTCGACTGGGACGGCCTCTTCGCCTCGGGCGTCAGGTGGCTGCACAGCGGCGGCATCTTCGCCGCGCTCTCCGAGACGACGGCCGAGCTGATCGTGGAGGGGATGAGGAAGGCCCGCGCGGCGGGGGCCGTCACCTCGTTCGACCTCAACTACCGGGCCAAGCTCTGGAAGATCTCCGGTGGCGAGGGGCGGGCCGTCGAGGTGATCCGGCGGATCGTCGAGAACGTCGACGTGCTCGTCGGGAACGAGGAAGACCTGCAGAAAGGGCTCGGCATCGCGGGACCGGAAGTCGCCGCGACGTCGAAGCTCGACCCGGCCGCGTTCTTCGGCATGATCGACACCGTCGTCTCCCGGCACCCGGGCGTGAAGATCGTCGCGACGACCTTGCGCGAGGTCCTCTCGACGAACCGGCACCGCTGGAGCGCCGTGGCCTGGGTGGACGGCACGACGATCGCGGCCCCGACGGCCGATCTCGACGTCCTCGATCGCGTCGGCGGGGGGGACGGCTTCGCGTCGGGCTTCTTCTACGGCCTGCTCTCTGGCGAGACGCCGGAAGAGTCGCTGAAGCTCGGCTGGGCGCACGGCGCGCTTCTGACGACGTTCCCCGGCGACACGACGATGGCGACGCTCGAGGACGTTCGCGCCTTCGCGAAGGGGGGCTCGGCCCGGATCCAGCGCTGA
- a CDS encoding glycogen debranching enzyme family protein has protein sequence MNGLPLLPDAEWLETNGLGGFALSTVSGRNARRYHGLLVAATSPPTGRAVLLGKLEETLVVGEERYDLSVNRYAGRLHPRGDLHLRTFRIDPLPTWEYEAGGVKLKRTFFLVHGEETAVVCWELTSESAEPVRLEVRPLLVYRGHHDLRGPETPCDPAVVREEDSIRLHPCADLPDLRLAHDAGSVSETFFWYRGLEYDLDRDRGFEFTEDLFSPLSCTWDLSARGEAALVATLGDRTAGDVPALRAAEEKRRRRVEGAGSDRRLLRLLRSAADRFVVKRGEGWTIIAGYPWFTDWGRDAMIALPGLLLATRRFDVARSVLETFARYVDRGMVPNRFPDEGTEPEYNNVDGTLWFVEAVRAYHEAARDESFLRQVYPLLVEIVERHLRGTRFGIRADVDALLTSGEPGQQLTWMDAKVDGRVVTPRTGKPVEVQALWHNALRTVALYAANLGDAFTAARLLALADQARESFGALFWDERAGYLADVVAPDGSRDLTLRPNQLFALSLHRPLLTGARAASVLRVVEERLLTPYGVRTLDPAHPDYRGRFEGGPVERDAAYHQGTAWPWLLGPLVDAHLAVRGNTPDSRRAASAWLAPLVEHLFGPGLGQLPEVFDGDPPHRPGGCVAQAWSVGEVLRAVLKTGI, from the coding sequence ATGAACGGACTCCCGCTCCTCCCGGACGCCGAGTGGCTCGAGACCAACGGTCTCGGCGGCTTCGCGCTGTCGACCGTCTCGGGCCGCAATGCACGCCGGTACCACGGCCTCCTCGTCGCGGCCACCTCGCCCCCGACCGGGCGCGCCGTTCTCCTCGGCAAGCTCGAGGAGACGCTCGTCGTCGGCGAAGAGCGGTACGACCTTTCGGTCAACCGCTACGCCGGCCGGCTCCACCCTCGCGGCGACCTCCACCTGCGCACCTTCCGCATCGATCCGCTCCCGACGTGGGAGTACGAGGCCGGAGGCGTAAAGCTGAAGCGGACGTTCTTCCTCGTCCACGGGGAGGAAACCGCCGTCGTCTGCTGGGAGCTCACATCCGAGTCCGCGGAACCGGTCCGCCTCGAGGTCCGGCCGCTTCTGGTCTACCGCGGCCACCACGACCTGCGCGGGCCGGAGACGCCCTGCGACCCCGCGGTCGTGAGGGAGGAGGACTCCATCCGCCTCCACCCGTGCGCCGACCTCCCCGACCTGCGCCTCGCGCACGACGCCGGGAGCGTCTCCGAGACGTTCTTCTGGTACCGCGGGCTGGAGTACGACCTCGACCGCGACCGCGGCTTCGAGTTCACCGAGGACCTCTTCTCGCCCCTCTCCTGCACGTGGGACCTCTCGGCCCGCGGGGAGGCGGCGCTCGTCGCCACCCTCGGCGACCGCACGGCCGGAGACGTTCCGGCGCTGCGGGCCGCCGAGGAGAAGCGCCGCCGGCGCGTCGAAGGCGCCGGCTCCGACCGCCGCCTCCTCCGACTCCTGCGCTCGGCCGCCGACCGGTTCGTCGTGAAGCGCGGCGAGGGCTGGACCATCATCGCCGGCTATCCCTGGTTCACGGACTGGGGGCGCGACGCGATGATCGCCCTGCCGGGTCTCCTCCTCGCCACGCGCCGGTTCGACGTCGCCCGGTCGGTCCTCGAGACCTTCGCGCGGTACGTCGACCGTGGCATGGTTCCCAACCGCTTTCCCGACGAGGGAACCGAGCCCGAGTACAACAACGTCGACGGGACTCTCTGGTTCGTCGAGGCGGTGCGCGCCTATCACGAGGCGGCCCGCGACGAGTCGTTCCTCCGTCAGGTCTACCCGCTCCTCGTCGAGATCGTCGAGCGGCACCTGCGGGGAACCCGCTTCGGCATCCGCGCCGACGTCGACGCCCTCCTGACCTCCGGCGAGCCCGGCCAGCAGCTGACCTGGATGGACGCCAAGGTCGACGGACGCGTCGTCACCCCGCGCACCGGCAAGCCGGTGGAGGTCCAGGCGCTCTGGCACAACGCCCTGCGCACCGTCGCCCTCTACGCCGCGAACCTCGGCGACGCCTTCACCGCGGCGCGCCTCCTCGCGCTCGCCGACCAGGCGCGCGAGAGCTTCGGCGCCCTCTTCTGGGACGAGCGGGCGGGCTACCTCGCCGACGTCGTCGCGCCCGACGGGTCGCGCGACCTCACGCTCCGTCCCAACCAGCTCTTCGCGCTGTCGCTCCACCGGCCGCTCCTCACCGGCGCCCGCGCCGCGAGTGTTCTGCGCGTCGTGGAAGAGCGCCTCCTCACCCCGTACGGCGTCCGGACCCTCGACCCCGCGCACCCCGACTACCGCGGCCGCTTCGAGGGCGGGCCCGTCGAACGGGACGCCGCCTACCACCAGGGCACCGCATGGCCCTGGCTCCTCGGTCCGCTCGTCGACGCCCACCTCGCCGTCCGCGGGAACACCCCCGACAGCCGCCGGGCGGCCTCCGCGTGGCTCGCACCGCTCGTCGAGCACCTCTTCGGGCCCGGCCTCGGTCAGCTCCCGGAGGTCTTCGACGGCGACCCGCCGCACCGCCCGGGCGGCTGCGTCGCGCAGGCCTGGAGCGTGGGCGAGGTGCTCCGGGCGGTGCTGAAAACCGGCATCTGA
- a CDS encoding RNA pseudouridine synthase has protein sequence MSAPSRFSRRHRVVAGDPPGAADVLARVTGLSKGVVKDAMRKGAVHVGRSGRSPNRLRRETATVRPGDVLEIHYDPELLALRPPEARLVKDAVRWSAWGKPAGLLSQGTEFGDHASLLRQVEKLLDRPVFPVHRLDREVEGLVLVAHDATAAAALSALLREAKVVKRYRAEVIGNVEARRGTSGTIDLPVDDKPARSAFRVVSWDPLRDTTTLDVTIETGRHHQIRRHLDAIGHPVLGDPRYGSGNKNREGMRLTAVYLAFRDPFTGKDVELWYGEEPVAP, from the coding sequence GTGAGCGCCCCTTCCCGTTTCTCCCGCCGCCACCGTGTCGTCGCGGGGGACCCGCCCGGCGCCGCCGACGTCCTCGCCCGCGTGACCGGACTCTCGAAAGGTGTCGTGAAGGACGCGATGCGCAAGGGGGCCGTCCACGTCGGCCGGTCGGGCCGTTCTCCGAACCGGCTACGCCGCGAGACGGCGACGGTGCGCCCCGGGGACGTCCTCGAGATCCACTACGACCCCGAGCTCCTCGCCCTTCGCCCGCCCGAGGCCAGGCTCGTGAAGGACGCCGTCCGCTGGTCCGCGTGGGGCAAGCCGGCAGGCCTCCTCTCTCAGGGGACGGAGTTCGGCGACCACGCCTCGCTCCTGCGCCAGGTGGAGAAGCTCCTCGATCGTCCGGTGTTTCCCGTCCACCGGCTCGACCGCGAGGTGGAGGGGCTCGTCCTCGTGGCGCACGACGCGACCGCCGCCGCGGCGCTTTCGGCCCTGCTGAGGGAAGCGAAGGTGGTGAAGCGATACCGCGCCGAGGTCATCGGGAACGTGGAGGCCCGCCGCGGGACGTCGGGGACGATCGACCTTCCCGTCGACGACAAGCCGGCGCGGTCGGCGTTCCGGGTCGTCTCCTGGGACCCCTTGCGCGACACGACGACGCTCGACGTGACGATCGAGACGGGACGGCACCACCAGATCCGGCGTCACCTCGACGCGATCGGCCACCCCGTCCTCGGCGACCCGCGCTATGGATCCGGGAACAAGAACCGCGAGGGGATGCGCCTCACGGCCGTCTACCTCGCGTTCCGGGACCCGTTCACGGGAAAGGACGTCGAGCTCTGGTACGGAGAGGAGCCGGTGGCTCCCTAG
- a CDS encoding TonB-dependent receptor: MRHALAVPLRPAPAALALALALLTLPLAAARYRVVDENGKAVPGARVSVLGRAGSVAADPKGEVTLEPEPPPPFELGVFSPSGAWLGIVRVESRTPADSLRDLVLPAARSTEVFVSAGTAASLLAPPANPVSLVSKRELDERQPNRLAEAVEGLPGVSNSDESSSAVPVVRGLARGRTLVMLDDGRVSAERRAGASASYLNPFALEAVEVVRGPGSVAYGSDALGGIVHARTPMPELDVLGFRYRLSAGTGGSPEATGGVGANIPVGSGAFSLNLYQRSQGDYESPAGTQDNSAVWDRGFVLRGLMPLGPARLWASYQLDQVRDMGKPQADLPTTRTFYPSENSSRFSLGLDVPAVAGFSSLELRAFFGDYGIVTNRQRRPTATTTLRNALSDVDAKDFSVRLLGRRSFGAAGLRLGVDVNGRSGLVALNIVEEFDAAGSPTTTATEVAVEDAARTDLGAFVEGDLPLAGEKLTLTAGLRGDHVTTENTGGYYGERSTSDGALSGFATLSWALARAWNLSAQFSRGFRDPTLSDRYFRGVSGRGFVVGNPDLSAETSNQWDLSLRGRAGVVNLGLSGYVYRIEDLIERYREGNDFHFRNRGEAEITGIELEADVRVAPRLVVRLSGSLSQGRILDDGTWAPDILPPTAQLMVDHEPFGGFFWRARFLAMSRDERPGASEIVVAGYGRFDLSLGWRFSDLLTVTVSARNVFDKAYADSADELSVLAPGRGAILTLSGSF, encoded by the coding sequence ATGCGCCACGCTCTCGCCGTCCCGCTCCGACCGGCCCCGGCAGCCCTCGCGCTCGCGCTCGCGCTCCTCACCCTCCCGCTCGCGGCGGCGCGCTATCGCGTCGTGGACGAGAACGGGAAGGCGGTGCCCGGCGCTCGCGTCTCGGTCCTCGGCCGTGCGGGCTCCGTGGCGGCCGATCCGAAGGGCGAGGTGACGCTCGAGCCCGAGCCGCCACCGCCGTTCGAGCTGGGTGTCTTCTCCCCCAGCGGCGCGTGGCTCGGGATCGTCCGCGTCGAGAGCCGGACGCCTGCGGATTCCCTCCGCGACCTCGTCCTTCCCGCGGCCCGCAGCACCGAGGTCTTCGTCTCCGCGGGGACGGCCGCCTCCCTGCTCGCGCCCCCCGCGAACCCCGTCTCGCTCGTCTCGAAGAGGGAGCTGGACGAGCGGCAGCCGAACCGTCTCGCCGAGGCGGTCGAGGGCCTCCCGGGCGTGTCGAACAGCGACGAGTCGTCGAGCGCCGTCCCCGTCGTGAGGGGCCTGGCGCGCGGGCGGACGCTCGTGATGCTCGACGACGGACGGGTCTCGGCGGAGAGGCGCGCCGGGGCCTCCGCGTCGTACCTCAACCCGTTCGCCCTCGAGGCCGTCGAGGTCGTGCGCGGCCCGGGCTCCGTCGCGTACGGCTCCGACGCCCTCGGCGGGATCGTCCACGCCCGCACGCCGATGCCCGAGCTCGACGTCCTGGGATTCCGGTACCGCCTCTCCGCCGGCACCGGCGGGAGCCCGGAGGCGACCGGGGGCGTCGGGGCGAACATCCCCGTGGGAAGCGGCGCCTTCTCGCTGAATCTCTACCAGCGGAGCCAGGGCGACTACGAGTCCCCCGCCGGGACGCAGGACAACTCCGCGGTGTGGGACCGCGGCTTCGTCCTGCGCGGCCTGATGCCGTTGGGCCCGGCGCGACTCTGGGCCTCTTACCAGCTCGACCAGGTCCGCGACATGGGCAAGCCCCAGGCCGACCTCCCGACGACGCGGACGTTCTACCCGAGCGAGAACTCGTCGCGCTTCAGCCTCGGGCTCGACGTCCCGGCAGTAGCCGGCTTCTCGTCTCTCGAGCTGCGGGCGTTCTTCGGGGATTACGGGATCGTCACGAACCGGCAGCGCCGGCCGACCGCGACGACGACGCTCCGCAACGCCCTCTCCGACGTCGACGCGAAGGACTTCTCCGTCCGGCTCCTCGGCCGGCGTTCGTTCGGGGCGGCGGGGCTGCGGCTGGGCGTGGACGTGAACGGGCGCAGCGGCCTCGTCGCCCTGAACATCGTCGAGGAGTTCGACGCGGCCGGCAGCCCGACGACGACGGCCACCGAGGTCGCCGTCGAGGACGCGGCGCGGACGGACCTCGGGGCGTTCGTCGAAGGCGACCTGCCCCTCGCGGGGGAGAAGCTCACGCTCACCGCGGGACTGCGCGGCGACCACGTCACGACGGAGAACACCGGCGGGTATTACGGCGAGCGGTCCACTTCGGACGGCGCCCTGTCCGGCTTCGCCACGCTGTCGTGGGCCCTCGCGCGCGCGTGGAACCTCTCGGCGCAGTTCTCCCGCGGCTTCCGCGACCCCACGCTCTCCGACCGCTACTTCCGCGGCGTCTCGGGCCGCGGGTTCGTCGTCGGCAACCCCGACCTCTCCGCCGAGACGTCGAACCAGTGGGACCTCTCGCTGCGGGGCCGGGCCGGCGTCGTGAACCTCGGCCTCTCGGGCTACGTCTACCGGATCGAGGACCTCATCGAGCGATACCGCGAAGGGAACGACTTCCATTTCAGGAACCGGGGGGAGGCCGAGATCACCGGCATCGAGCTCGAGGCGGACGTGCGGGTCGCGCCGCGCCTCGTCGTGCGCCTCTCCGGCTCGCTCTCGCAGGGGCGGATTCTCGACGACGGGACGTGGGCCCCCGACATCCTCCCTCCCACGGCCCAGCTGATGGTCGACCACGAGCCCTTCGGAGGCTTCTTCTGGCGGGCGCGCTTCCTGGCGATGTCGCGGGACGAAAGGCCCGGCGCGAGCGAGATCGTCGTCGCCGGGTACGGCCGGTTCGACCTCTCCCTGGGCTGGCGCTTCTCCGATCTCCTCACCGTCACGGTTTCAGCGCGCAACGTCTTCGACAAGGCCTACGCCGACTCCGCGGACGAGCTGAGCGTCCTCGCTCCCGGGCGCGGGGCGATCCTGACGCTCTCGGGGTCTTTCTAG
- a CDS encoding divalent metal cation transporter, whose protein sequence is MTGGEERSFLKALGPGLLWAGAAVGVSHLVQSTRAGASFGLGLVVVVLAANFFKYPAFQFGPRYAAATGTSLLEGYRRQGRWALVLYGLLTAGTMFTIQAVVTLVTAVLYAALFGWTAPLLGFPPAFWVAVLLLLLCGALLLAGHYRWLDAINKVIVLVLTLTTFTATALVIPKIPWSTIPWLPDASAFTDPRSIAFMVALVGWMPSAFDISIWHSLWTLARREQTGHAPRVKESVLDFNVGYVGTVLLALCFVLLGAGVMYGSGEAFDDRAAVFAQQVIALYTKNLGEWAAPLIGLAAGTVMFSTTLTVADGFPRALAGLAARWRGPETPGAATTRGSVYWASLLVLGAGSLAIIGYALRGGAAFKSLVDLATSLSFLTAPALAFLNHRAIHAAEVPPEHRPSPALSAWSVSGIVFSAAFAGYYLWILAR, encoded by the coding sequence ATGACAGGCGGAGAAGAACGTTCCTTTCTGAAGGCCCTCGGCCCCGGGCTCCTCTGGGCGGGCGCCGCGGTCGGCGTCTCGCACCTCGTCCAGAGCACGCGCGCGGGAGCCAGCTTCGGCCTCGGGCTCGTCGTCGTCGTCCTGGCGGCGAACTTCTTCAAGTACCCGGCGTTCCAGTTCGGGCCGCGCTACGCCGCGGCCACGGGCACGAGCCTCCTCGAGGGCTACCGGCGACAGGGCCGCTGGGCGCTCGTTCTCTACGGTCTGCTGACGGCCGGGACGATGTTCACGATCCAGGCCGTCGTCACGCTCGTCACGGCCGTCCTCTACGCGGCGCTCTTCGGGTGGACGGCTCCGCTCCTCGGTTTCCCGCCGGCCTTCTGGGTCGCCGTCCTCCTGCTCCTCCTCTGCGGCGCGCTCCTCCTCGCGGGGCACTACCGCTGGCTCGACGCCATCAACAAGGTCATCGTCCTCGTCCTCACGCTCACGACGTTCACCGCGACGGCGCTCGTGATCCCGAAGATCCCCTGGTCGACGATTCCCTGGCTTCCCGACGCCTCCGCCTTCACGGACCCGCGCTCCATCGCGTTCATGGTCGCCCTCGTCGGGTGGATGCCGTCCGCCTTCGACATCTCCATCTGGCATTCCCTCTGGACCCTCGCCCGACGCGAGCAGACGGGGCATGCCCCACGGGTGAAGGAATCGGTCCTCGACTTCAACGTCGGCTACGTCGGCACGGTGCTCCTCGCCCTCTGCTTCGTTCTCCTCGGTGCCGGCGTCATGTACGGCTCGGGGGAGGCGTTCGACGACCGGGCCGCAGTCTTCGCCCAGCAGGTCATCGCCCTCTACACGAAGAACCTCGGCGAGTGGGCGGCGCCGCTCATCGGCCTGGCCGCCGGGACGGTCATGTTCTCGACGACCCTCACCGTCGCCGACGGCTTCCCACGCGCCCTCGCGGGTCTCGCCGCCCGGTGGCGCGGCCCCGAGACGCCCGGCGCGGCGACGACGCGCGGGAGCGTCTACTGGGCTTCGCTTCTCGTCCTCGGCGCCGGGTCGCTCGCAATCATCGGGTACGCGCTGCGCGGCGGGGCCGCGTTCAAGTCGCTCGTCGACCTCGCCACGTCGCTCTCGTTCCTCACGGCTCCCGCGCTCGCGTTCCTGAACCACAGGGCGATCCACGCAGCAGAGGTCCCGCCCGAGCACCGTCCGTCTCCGGCGCTCTCCGCCTGGAGCGTCTCGGGGATCGTCTTCTCGGCGGCGTTCGCCGGGTACTACCTCTGGATCCTCGCCCGCTGA
- a CDS encoding BON domain-containing protein, with translation MKLRNSLVLLALATALVAGPALAADALDAVIQQKLVDKLGDDAKTIKVAVVEKKVVLVGEVKGRDTQELAAEVAKSVPGVSSVDNQVKAKAEKSLTGGKIGEEAADGKLELAVESALKKELGEHGKNLEVENVGGTVSVRGTVPDDARLKIARDAVKSVPGVKKVVDLLEVAKK, from the coding sequence ATGAAACTCAGGAATTCCCTCGTCCTCCTCGCTCTCGCCACCGCCCTGGTCGCCGGTCCCGCCCTCGCGGCGGACGCCCTCGACGCAGTGATCCAGCAGAAGCTCGTCGACAAGCTGGGCGACGACGCGAAGACGATCAAGGTTGCCGTCGTCGAGAAGAAGGTCGTGCTCGTCGGCGAGGTCAAGGGACGCGACACGCAGGAGCTCGCCGCCGAGGTGGCGAAGAGCGTTCCCGGCGTGTCGAGCGTCGACAACCAGGTCAAGGCGAAGGCCGAGAAGTCCCTCACGGGCGGGAAGATCGGAGAGGAGGCCGCGGACGGCAAGCTCGAGCTGGCCGTCGAGAGCGCCCTGAAGAAGGAGCTCGGCGAGCACGGGAAGAACCTCGAGGTCGAGAACGTCGGCGGAACGGTCTCCGTGCGTGGCACCGTGCCCGACGACGCGCGCCTGAAGATCGCCCGTGACGCCGTGAAGTCGGTCCCCGGCGTCAAGAAGGTCGTCGACCTCCTCGAGGTCGCCAAGAAGTAG